In the genome of Triticum urartu cultivar G1812 chromosome 5, Tu2.1, whole genome shotgun sequence, one region contains:
- the LOC125508733 gene encoding cytochrome P450 714C2-like isoform X2, whose protein sequence is MMMILSPRQWLLLLPPVFLSTLLFSYLYTTLWLRPERLRQKLRSQGVKGPKPSFLFGNIPEMRRIQKLAMSDQEVGAGSTDRFSSNYVATLFPYFLHWTRVYGSIYLYATGSIQTLHVIDPDMVKELASCKSLDLGKPSYLQKEHGPLLGMGILTANGDLWVHQRKVIAPEFFMDKVKGMVNLMMDAALSMLNSWEEKVESEGGRAEIVVDEFLRNFSADVISRASFGSSFVEGKGIFYKIRQLQKLMGKRSMLIGVPGSRYLPTKSNREIWNLGSCIRSLILNIAEKHGHDSATTPNKFFLHSIIEGSKAASFSSCTPEDFIVDNCKNIYFAGHETTSSTAAWCLMLLAAHPEWQDRARVEVLDVCHGEALDFDKLRKLKTETLRLYPPASFVTREALKDLNLGGIDIPKGTNIRVSIMLAHRDPSAWGADCDKFDPGRFAGGIARACKPHHMYMPFGVGPRTCAGQNLAMVEVKVVLSLLLSRFEFALSPSYDHRPVFRLTVEPGSGVPLILRKL, encoded by the exons atGATGATGATCCTCTCACCGCGGCAATGGCTACTGCTGCTACCTCCGGTCTTCCTCTCCACTCTTCTCTTCTCCTACCTGTACACCACCCTATGGCTAAGGCCGGAGAGGCTCAGGCAGAAGCTGAGAAGCCAAGGAGTGAAGGGTCCCAAGCCTTCTTTCCTCTTCGGAAACATACCGGAGATGAGGAGAATCCAGAAACTTGCCATGTCTGATCAAGAAGTGGGAGCAGGGTCTACAGATCGCTTCTCCTCAAATTATGTGGCCACTCTGTTCCCTTACTTCCTCCACTGGACCAGAGTTTATG GTTCCATCTACTTGTATGCTACTGGAAGCATACAAACTCTACATGTCATAGATCCTGACATGGTGAAGGAGCTGGCCAGTTGCAAGTCTTTGGATCTTGGAAAGCCTAGCTACTTGCAGAAAGAGCATGGACCTCTTCTTGGTATGGGAATTTTGACGGCGAATGGTGACCTATGGGTACACCAACGAAAGGTCATTGCACCTGAATTCTTCATGGACAAGGTTAAG GGAATGGTTAATTTGATGATGGATGCTGCACTATCAATGTTGAATTCATGGGAAGAAAAGGTTGAGTCTGAAGGAGGCAGGGCAGAGATTGTAGTTGATGAGTTCTTGCGGAACTTCTCAGCTGATGTTATATCAAGAGCTTCTTTTGGAAGCAGTTTTGTCGAAGGCAAGGGGATATTTTACAAAATTCGCCAACTTCAGAAATTGATGGGGAAGCGAAGTATGCTTATTGGTGTTCCTGGAAGTAG ATATTTACCGACAAAGAGTAACAGAGAGATTTGGAACCTTGGGAGTTGCATCCGTAGCCTCATCTTGAACATAGCCGAGAAGCACGGGCATGATTCAGCAACCACACCAAATAAGTTTTTTCTGCACTCCATCATTGAGGGTTCTAAAGCCGCTTCCTTCTCTTCGTGCACACCCGAGGATTTCATCGTCGACAACTGCAAGAACATCTACTTCGCGGGACATGAGACAACCTCGAGCACTGCCGCGTGGTGCCTGATGCTTCTTGCAGCGCACCCTGAATGGCAGGACCGAGCTCGGGTGGAAGTCCTTGACGTTTGTCATGGAGAAGCATTAGACTTCGACAAGCTACGGAAGTTGAAAACG GAGACCCTCCGCCTGTACCCGCCAGCCTCCTTTGTCACGCGGGAAGCTCTGAAGGACCTGAACCTCGGCGGCATCGACATCCCGAAAGGCACCAACATCAGGGTCTCGATCATGCTGGCTCACCGGGACCCTTCGGCATGGGGCGCCGACTGCGACAAGTTTGATCCGGGAAGGTTTGCCGGAGGCATAGCACGCGCCTGCAAGCCCCACCACATGTACATGCCGTTCGGCGTGGGTCCCCGGACGTGCGCCGGCCAGAACCTCGCCATGGTTGAGGTGAAGGTCGTGCTGTCGCTGCTGCTGTCCAGGTTTGAGTTTGCACTCTCGCCGAGCTACGATCATCGACCCGTGTTCAGGCTGACCGTGGAGCCCGGGAGCGGCGTGCCGCTGATTCTTAGGAAGCTATGA
- the LOC125508733 gene encoding cytochrome P450 714C2-like isoform X1: MMMILSPRQWLLLLPPVFLSTLLFSYLYTTLWLRPERLRQKLRSQGVKGPKPSFLFGNIPEMRRIQKLAMSDQEVGAGSTDRFSSNYVATLFPYFLHWTRVYGSIYLYATGSIQTLHVIDPDMVKELASCKSLDLGKPSYLQKEHGPLLGMGILTANGDLWVHQRKVIAPEFFMDKVKGMVNLMMDAALSMLNSWEEKVESEGGRAEIVVDEFLRNFSADVISRASFGSSFVEGKGIFYKIRQLQKLMGKRSMLIGVPGSRYLPTKSNREIWNLGSCIRSLILNIAEKHGHDSATTPNKFFLHSIIEGSKAASFSSCTPEDFIVDNCKNIYFAGHETTSSTAAWCLMLLAAHPEWQDRARVEVLDVCHGEALDFDKLRKLKTLTMVIQETLRLYPPASFVTREALKDLNLGGIDIPKGTNIRVSIMLAHRDPSAWGADCDKFDPGRFAGGIARACKPHHMYMPFGVGPRTCAGQNLAMVEVKVVLSLLLSRFEFALSPSYDHRPVFRLTVEPGSGVPLILRKL, translated from the exons atGATGATGATCCTCTCACCGCGGCAATGGCTACTGCTGCTACCTCCGGTCTTCCTCTCCACTCTTCTCTTCTCCTACCTGTACACCACCCTATGGCTAAGGCCGGAGAGGCTCAGGCAGAAGCTGAGAAGCCAAGGAGTGAAGGGTCCCAAGCCTTCTTTCCTCTTCGGAAACATACCGGAGATGAGGAGAATCCAGAAACTTGCCATGTCTGATCAAGAAGTGGGAGCAGGGTCTACAGATCGCTTCTCCTCAAATTATGTGGCCACTCTGTTCCCTTACTTCCTCCACTGGACCAGAGTTTATG GTTCCATCTACTTGTATGCTACTGGAAGCATACAAACTCTACATGTCATAGATCCTGACATGGTGAAGGAGCTGGCCAGTTGCAAGTCTTTGGATCTTGGAAAGCCTAGCTACTTGCAGAAAGAGCATGGACCTCTTCTTGGTATGGGAATTTTGACGGCGAATGGTGACCTATGGGTACACCAACGAAAGGTCATTGCACCTGAATTCTTCATGGACAAGGTTAAG GGAATGGTTAATTTGATGATGGATGCTGCACTATCAATGTTGAATTCATGGGAAGAAAAGGTTGAGTCTGAAGGAGGCAGGGCAGAGATTGTAGTTGATGAGTTCTTGCGGAACTTCTCAGCTGATGTTATATCAAGAGCTTCTTTTGGAAGCAGTTTTGTCGAAGGCAAGGGGATATTTTACAAAATTCGCCAACTTCAGAAATTGATGGGGAAGCGAAGTATGCTTATTGGTGTTCCTGGAAGTAG ATATTTACCGACAAAGAGTAACAGAGAGATTTGGAACCTTGGGAGTTGCATCCGTAGCCTCATCTTGAACATAGCCGAGAAGCACGGGCATGATTCAGCAACCACACCAAATAAGTTTTTTCTGCACTCCATCATTGAGGGTTCTAAAGCCGCTTCCTTCTCTTCGTGCACACCCGAGGATTTCATCGTCGACAACTGCAAGAACATCTACTTCGCGGGACATGAGACAACCTCGAGCACTGCCGCGTGGTGCCTGATGCTTCTTGCAGCGCACCCTGAATGGCAGGACCGAGCTCGGGTGGAAGTCCTTGACGTTTGTCATGGAGAAGCATTAGACTTCGACAAGCTACGGAAGTTGAAAACG CTAACGATGGTGATCCAGGAGACCCTCCGCCTGTACCCGCCAGCCTCCTTTGTCACGCGGGAAGCTCTGAAGGACCTGAACCTCGGCGGCATCGACATCCCGAAAGGCACCAACATCAGGGTCTCGATCATGCTGGCTCACCGGGACCCTTCGGCATGGGGCGCCGACTGCGACAAGTTTGATCCGGGAAGGTTTGCCGGAGGCATAGCACGCGCCTGCAAGCCCCACCACATGTACATGCCGTTCGGCGTGGGTCCCCGGACGTGCGCCGGCCAGAACCTCGCCATGGTTGAGGTGAAGGTCGTGCTGTCGCTGCTGCTGTCCAGGTTTGAGTTTGCACTCTCGCCGAGCTACGATCATCGACCCGTGTTCAGGCTGACCGTGGAGCCCGGGAGCGGCGTGCCGCTGATTCTTAGGAAGCTATGA